One Pradoshia eiseniae DNA segment encodes these proteins:
- a CDS encoding tyrosine-type recombinase/integrase, translating into MKGSIYRRNCKCKKKRCTCGSTWTYKVDVGVNPTTGKRDQASKGDFRTRQEAEAALTALLNDLQQGTYQKESKILFKDFASEWIHLYEEEHNVKPGTIRIRHHKINKLIPYFAHMKIKDVTRKKYQEAINDLKEQGFAYNTLDGVHRTGKMIFRKAKAMGYIKVDPTEFTYLKRDKKSIEELEEQELPKYMEKEELALFLETAQSKGLEMDYLMFLVLSYTGMSVGELIALKWKDINFHTHTISITKTYYNPTINTVKYALVPPKTRRSKRTIIVDEMVIEALAIHRTNQQKMKQSFGESYHDGNFIFAKIDRFPGYSIIIKIVENRMARLLKIASLNEELTPHSLGHTYTSLLAEAIVGLEEIMDRLEHCDDNTTKNVYLHITEELKKEASQKFSQLMRSLL; encoded by the coding sequence TTGAAAGGATCCATTTATCGAAGAAATTGCAAGTGTAAAAAGAAGAGATGTACATGTGGTTCAACGTGGACCTATAAAGTAGATGTTGGAGTAAATCCTACTACCGGAAAAAGAGACCAAGCATCTAAAGGCGACTTTCGAACTAGACAAGAGGCAGAAGCAGCCCTAACAGCATTACTAAATGATCTCCAACAAGGAACTTATCAGAAAGAAAGCAAAATCTTATTTAAGGACTTTGCTTCAGAATGGATTCACCTCTATGAGGAGGAACATAATGTCAAGCCCGGTACCATTCGCATCAGACACCACAAAATTAACAAGCTAATCCCTTATTTTGCTCATATGAAGATCAAGGACGTAACGAGAAAGAAATACCAAGAAGCGATTAACGATTTAAAAGAACAGGGATTTGCGTATAACACGCTGGACGGGGTCCACCGTACTGGGAAAATGATATTCAGAAAAGCAAAAGCGATGGGCTACATTAAAGTGGATCCTACTGAGTTTACTTATTTGAAAAGGGACAAAAAATCAATTGAGGAATTAGAGGAACAAGAACTTCCAAAGTATATGGAAAAGGAAGAATTGGCCTTGTTTCTAGAGACTGCTCAATCAAAAGGATTAGAGATGGACTATCTAATGTTTCTTGTCTTATCCTATACCGGAATGAGCGTAGGGGAATTAATTGCTCTCAAATGGAAAGATATCAACTTCCATACTCATACCATCAGCATTACGAAAACATACTATAATCCAACAATCAATACTGTGAAGTATGCATTGGTTCCACCTAAAACCAGACGCTCTAAACGCACCATTATTGTGGATGAAATGGTCATTGAAGCCTTAGCTATTCACCGAACTAATCAGCAAAAGATGAAGCAATCCTTTGGGGAGTCTTATCACGATGGCAATTTCATCTTTGCTAAAATCGATCGTTTCCCTGGTTACTCCATTATTATTAAGATAGTGGAAAACCGAATGGCACGCTTGTTAAAGATAGCATCCTTGAATGAAGAGCTGACACCACATTCATTAGGCCATACATATACTTCCTTATTGGCAGAAGCAATAGTGGGACTAGAAGAAATAATGGACCGTTTAGAACATTGTGATGACAATACAACGAAAAACGTATACCTACACATCACGGAAGAACTAAAAAAAGAGGCTTCTCAAAAATTCAGTCAATTAATGAGAAGCCTCCTATAA
- a CDS encoding pLS20_p028 family conjugation system transmembrane protein, translating to MDEEVVRILEKFSDFLEITNPINYSLRLIGWTIINGLAWLVDALADITDSVLGLKSFFNHSDINDFIHMLLPLSAILMGFSLLYTGYRLIFQKKIDREVIVINIILLMFLFALLSEGMDKANKFTDEAIDALNITGDSSMSQEIIKDNLIDLAQFDAAGWQTTDLKNPNQIPEHRIQKIDITQTIDKDFTFANDDQQISEIGREVFDSRLGYDDMGNLQKVDLDNGWFTVLDEKYYRWGWNFWTIIVTLGITAFTLLTISIKLAKLFFELTFNYVLVTIIAPSDIHSGQKTKKILQSILNIFLTTFMIFLSMKIYIIGTSFITETLDGVAYLIALFAFSLAVIDGPNIVERLFGIDAGLKSGWGAIAGAYASTKGISKGIQGGISAGKSIALRSSDGKTQLSGHAHNSNERRLHNGKGETPLSTDNLKNKLPASNHTQIRGQHTGQNIDLPKDYLEVNKNSTPYTEQEPQLQEKKVDNQFPGLHQEMEAQNANVTHTPSNQIKDSNANAHPNIRNHEQSYNKTGFQISMDNDSSQSIIPRQDFASTKIKNIKKYHIKKSNRI from the coding sequence ATGGACGAAGAAGTTGTAAGGATACTTGAAAAATTCTCCGATTTCTTAGAGATTACAAATCCAATCAACTACTCCTTACGTCTTATTGGTTGGACTATAATCAATGGCCTAGCTTGGCTAGTTGATGCTTTAGCTGATATTACTGATTCCGTATTGGGTCTTAAATCTTTTTTTAACCATAGCGACATTAACGATTTTATTCATATGCTGCTTCCCTTGTCGGCTATCTTAATGGGATTCTCCCTCTTATACACCGGATACAGACTAATCTTTCAAAAAAAGATAGATCGAGAAGTTATTGTCATCAATATCATCCTTCTCATGTTTTTGTTCGCCTTATTGAGCGAAGGTATGGATAAAGCTAACAAGTTTACGGATGAAGCCATAGATGCTCTTAATATAACGGGTGATAGTTCCATGAGCCAAGAAATCATCAAAGACAATTTAATTGATCTTGCACAATTTGATGCAGCAGGATGGCAAACGACTGACCTAAAGAATCCCAATCAGATTCCTGAACACCGAATACAGAAAATCGACATAACACAAACAATAGATAAAGACTTTACCTTCGCAAATGATGATCAACAAATTTCTGAGATTGGACGTGAAGTTTTCGATAGTCGTTTGGGATATGATGATATGGGTAACCTACAAAAAGTCGATTTAGACAATGGATGGTTTACTGTATTAGATGAAAAATACTATAGGTGGGGATGGAATTTCTGGACCATTATCGTAACACTAGGTATTACTGCCTTTACCCTACTAACCATCTCTATCAAATTGGCGAAGCTTTTCTTTGAACTGACATTTAATTATGTCCTAGTAACCATAATTGCTCCTTCTGACATACATTCTGGACAAAAAACAAAAAAGATTCTACAGAGTATATTAAATATTTTCTTAACCACCTTCATGATCTTCCTATCCATGAAAATTTATATCATAGGAACTTCTTTCATCACAGAGACATTAGATGGTGTCGCTTATCTTATAGCTTTATTTGCTTTTTCTCTTGCAGTAATTGATGGACCCAATATAGTGGAAAGACTATTCGGCATTGACGCAGGTCTTAAATCTGGTTGGGGAGCTATAGCCGGAGCATACGCAAGCACTAAGGGGATAAGTAAAGGTATTCAGGGTGGAATAAGTGCCGGCAAGTCTATTGCCTTAAGAAGTTCTGATGGGAAGACACAGCTTTCTGGACATGCACATAACTCGAATGAAAGACGTCTACACAATGGAAAAGGAGAAACACCTCTATCCACCGACAACCTGAAGAACAAGTTACCCGCTTCTAATCACACCCAGATTAGAGGTCAACATACAGGTCAGAACATTGACTTACCAAAGGATTACTTAGAAGTTAATAAAAATTCCACTCCTTACACAGAACAAGAACCTCAACTACAAGAAAAAAAAGTAGACAATCAATTCCCTGGACTACATCAAGAAATGGAAGCTCAAAATGCTAATGTTACCCATACGCCAAGCAATCAAATAAAAGATTCTAACGCTAACGCTCATCCAAATATCAGAAACCATGAACAGAGTTATAACAAGACAGGATTTCAAATTAGTATGGATAATGATAGCTCTCAATCAATTATACCGAGACAGGATTTTGCTTCAACAAAAATAAAGAATATCAAAAAGTATCATATTAAAAAGTCTAATAGAATTTAA
- a CDS encoding N-6 DNA methylase yields MGKEMNSREIYETIRRAGLSNSNPEEALLVTATILAVSKQNRSELLKLIQSQDVLEEIELMIKTLQIEDNFKRLMLEGFKDAFTEAYISSLVDVLLIIEQKLKNLTTGEVFDELLKSMCMDSREIFWTPNSINKIVNNYLFNQESSYVTFHDGTAGYGQSTMMFVKEVPSVSLALQEINPIAAAVLRIRLFLNDIDATVAVGDLIENPAYVDGNKLVQFDRVFMAPPFGLRLTEEQQNDMKYDQFNRFVYGIPSRSQGDLTFLSCGLSATKADGKAAFLLPMGVLFRNGPEKEIRQRLIDLDVIEAVVTLPPLLQPYSGIKTALVLCNKNKPDTGKGKILMINAEDLGEIVNKRDIILSAENIELINNILIEGLEVEEMSRFVMDDEIQSTLLTPNNYIYKEKLQVSEFGMVSININELDNLPMKPLKDLVDVYRGYNASTKDEDKNGKYAVLKISDIQDGKINLEGITRYSIKNNAKIENNRIRKGDVLLSIRGVSRKVALFESDRDDVLLSQNFAGIRCLNLIDPEFLLLYLESPIAQFYFNKHTAGTTITTLSIKDLKELPVPILPLDEQRRIVETLGDEQGEIKKEIERLEARQKESKLKAFEAMGINKTYTIL; encoded by the coding sequence ATGGGAAAAGAAATGAATTCCAGAGAAATTTATGAAACTATTAGAAGAGCAGGTCTTTCAAATAGTAATCCTGAAGAAGCTTTATTAGTAACAGCTACAATATTAGCTGTTTCAAAACAGAATCGTTCTGAATTACTAAAATTGATTCAAAGCCAGGATGTTTTAGAGGAAATAGAATTGATGATTAAAACGTTGCAAATTGAAGATAATTTTAAACGACTTATGTTAGAAGGTTTTAAAGATGCTTTCACTGAAGCTTACATAAGTTCATTGGTGGATGTTCTTTTAATCATTGAACAAAAGTTAAAAAATTTAACAACCGGCGAAGTATTTGATGAGTTACTCAAATCTATGTGTATGGATAGTAGAGAAATCTTCTGGACTCCAAACAGTATTAACAAAATAGTGAATAACTATTTGTTTAATCAAGAGTCTTCTTATGTCACATTTCACGATGGAACAGCAGGTTATGGGCAATCAACAATGATGTTTGTTAAAGAGGTACCAAGTGTCTCTTTAGCGTTACAAGAAATTAATCCAATTGCTGCAGCTGTATTGCGTATTAGGTTATTTTTAAATGATATTGATGCAACAGTTGCTGTGGGAGATTTAATTGAAAATCCCGCATATGTAGATGGCAATAAATTAGTTCAATTTGATCGAGTATTTATGGCTCCACCATTTGGATTACGCTTAACAGAAGAACAGCAAAATGATATGAAATATGATCAATTCAATCGATTTGTTTATGGGATACCTTCCCGCTCTCAAGGAGATTTAACATTCTTAAGTTGTGGATTAAGTGCAACGAAAGCGGATGGAAAAGCAGCTTTTCTACTCCCAATGGGTGTGTTGTTTAGGAATGGCCCTGAAAAAGAAATCCGTCAACGTTTGATAGACCTTGATGTAATTGAAGCAGTGGTTACTCTGCCACCATTGCTACAACCATATTCAGGTATTAAAACAGCGCTTGTACTTTGCAATAAAAATAAACCTGATACCGGTAAAGGGAAAATCTTAATGATTAATGCAGAAGATCTAGGTGAAATAGTTAATAAGCGTGATATCATATTAAGTGCGGAAAACATAGAGTTAATTAATAATATTCTAATAGAAGGTTTAGAGGTTGAAGAAATGAGTCGGTTTGTTATGGATGACGAAATTCAATCAACACTATTGACACCAAATAATTATATTTATAAAGAAAAATTACAAGTAAGTGAATTTGGTATGGTCTCTATTAATATAAACGAACTGGATAATTTACCAATGAAACCACTAAAGGATCTAGTTGATGTTTATCGTGGCTATAATGCTTCGACAAAAGATGAAGATAAAAATGGAAAGTATGCTGTTTTAAAGATTTCAGACATTCAGGATGGAAAGATTAACCTTGAAGGTATAACGCGCTATTCCATTAAGAACAACGCCAAAATCGAGAATAATCGTATAAGAAAAGGGGATGTTTTATTATCTATTCGTGGAGTGAGTCGAAAAGTAGCATTGTTTGAGAGTGATCGAGATGATGTATTGTTATCTCAAAACTTTGCTGGTATACGTTGTTTGAATTTAATAGATCCTGAATTCTTACTTCTATATTTAGAATCACCGATTGCACAATTTTACTTTAATAAGCATACTGCAGGTACAACTATTACCACATTATCAATAAAAGATTTAAAAGAGTTACCTGTTCCAATTCTTCCATTAGATGAACAACGAAGAATTGTAGAAACACTAGGTGATGAACAAGGTGAAATCAAAAAAGAAATAGAACGTCTAGAAGCACGTCAAAAAGAATCTAAGTTAAAAGCATTCGAGGCAATGGGAATTAATAAAACCTATACAATATTGTGA